A single genomic interval of Phycisphaerae bacterium harbors:
- the phoU gene encoding phosphate signaling complex protein PhoU, translating to MPEHLKREIESLKKTILNLGAKIESTVHNAALSIEERNSELAQKIIENDITIDQQEVEIEEECLKTLALYQPVAIDLRFIIAVLKINSDLERIGDLAVNIAERAVFLATQPKPDIAFDFGNMAGVAQEMLKKSLDALVNMSPRLAQEVCSTDNVIDDMNRQMYLKVQKAILAHPEQIDSLIHLLSVSRHLERIADHTTNIAEDVIYMIEGQIVRHRTEEYK from the coding sequence ATGCCTGAACATTTAAAAAGAGAAATAGAGAGTTTGAAAAAAACGATACTCAATCTTGGCGCCAAAATTGAATCTACCGTTCACAATGCTGCGCTGTCTATTGAAGAAAGAAACAGCGAATTGGCTCAGAAGATAATAGAGAACGATATTACCATAGACCAGCAGGAAGTCGAAATCGAGGAAGAATGCCTCAAAACGCTTGCCCTGTACCAGCCGGTTGCCATAGACTTGCGCTTTATAATTGCTGTTTTGAAAATAAACAGCGACCTGGAACGAATCGGCGATTTGGCGGTAAACATAGCCGAACGGGCAGTTTTTCTTGCTACACAACCGAAACCTGATATAGCTTTCGATTTCGGGAATATGGCAGGTGTCGCACAGGAGATGTTAAAGAAGAGTCTCGATGCTCTTGTAAATATGAGCCCCAGACTCGCACAGGAAGTTTGCAGCACTGATAATGTAATCGATGATATGAACCGTCAGATGTACTTAAAGGTGCAAAAAGCGATTCTTGCACATCCTGAGCAGATAGATTCTCTTATTCATTTGCTGTCTGTTTCCCGCCATTTGGAGCGTATCGCCGACCATACTACTAATATCGCTGAGGATGTTATTTATATGATTGAAGGTCAAATCGTACGGCACAGGACAGAGGAGTATAAATAA
- a CDS encoding flagellar biosynthesis anti-sigma factor FlgM has product MEQIKIQKLNNRLSSLNIRVEKLNSADDLHAEELLQAGAGTPIGQLLEKISNLPEVRLEKISTVRRQICMGKYEIDEKLDAAVDRILEELIIES; this is encoded by the coding sequence ATGGAACAGATTAAAATTCAGAAACTGAATAACCGGCTATCCTCGCTCAATATAAGAGTAGAAAAATTAAATTCTGCCGATGACCTGCATGCGGAAGAACTTCTCCAGGCAGGCGCCGGCACGCCTATAGGCCAATTGCTCGAAAAAATATCCAACCTGCCCGAAGTCAGACTTGAAAAGATTTCTACCGTTCGCAGGCAAATCTGTATGGGCAAATACGAAATCGATGAAAAACTCGATGCCGCAGTAGATAGAATACTCGAAGAACTTATTATTGAATCCTGA
- a CDS encoding phosphate ABC transporter substrate-binding protein: protein MKKLIVCGLMMLALVSTGKVTAADKALQIEGSTTVGPIADAFTESFNKTYPDIKITVTKNGSGNGAAALIDKRCDIAMMSRFMKLEEFTSAVDKGVMPVAHTIAMDGICVIVHPSNPVTELSVQQIHDIYIGKIKNWKELGGPNMPVVVVSRDTSSGTYETFDHFVMKKVKMDESVEYVSSNPQVHSRVKTTLGAIGYVGIGFLDAEVKGLKVNGIMPSKETVANGTYPLSRPLFLFTNGYPELGSLSYTFCTFYLSEKGQEIIEAKGFVPVTHY, encoded by the coding sequence ATGAAAAAACTGATTGTATGTGGATTGATGATGCTGGCTCTTGTTTCAACTGGCAAAGTAACCGCGGCAGATAAAGCCCTGCAAATCGAAGGTTCGACAACAGTCGGCCCGATTGCCGATGCCTTTACCGAGTCTTTTAACAAGACCTATCCGGACATCAAGATTACAGTAACCAAAAACGGAAGCGGAAACGGCGCAGCAGCCCTTATTGACAAACGATGCGATATCGCTATGATGAGCCGGTTTATGAAACTCGAGGAATTCACATCGGCCGTTGATAAAGGCGTTATGCCCGTTGCTCACACGATAGCAATGGACGGAATTTGTGTAATAGTTCATCCGTCCAATCCCGTCACAGAACTGAGCGTTCAGCAGATTCACGATATATATATCGGAAAGATTAAAAACTGGAAAGAACTTGGCGGCCCGAATATGCCTGTCGTAGTAGTCAGCAGAGATACGTCTTCCGGAACTTATGAAACTTTCGACCACTTCGTAATGAAAAAGGTTAAAATGGACGAAAGCGTCGAGTATGTCAGTTCCAATCCGCAGGTACACAGTCGCGTAAAAACTACCCTTGGCGCTATCGGATACGTTGGAATCGGGTTCCTCGATGCAGAAGTAAAAGGCCTGAAGGTAAATGGCATAATGCCGTCAAAAGAAACCGTTGCCAACGGTACATACCCGCTTTCAAGACCGCTGTTCTTGTTCACAAACGGTTACCCTGAACTCGGTTCACTGAGCTATACATTCTGTACTTTCTATCTTTCTGAAAAGGGACAGGAAATTATCGAAGCAAAGGGATTTGTTCCTGTAACACATTACTAA
- the ispE gene encoding 4-(cytidine 5'-diphospho)-2-C-methyl-D-erythritol kinase — MKEKCLKPQFEITGEALIARAPAKINLSLLVADKRPDGFHNIETLMAKITLYDQLLFEIGKAEGIELVCNGLWSPAGKDNLVYKACGLFYKCIDKKPSVKITLTKNIPAGSGLGGASSDAATVLLALNKLHGQIVNDDQLYNLSGQLGSDVSFFLNGPLAVCSGRGEKVVKVGNSRPFAAILVLSDINVSTKMIYENFDVDLQLFGSLDDVIKGYISKNKIDLIPKMCANMLAKTCFSLNNELALLKVKIQEITKLPTSLSGSGSALFVVLDAEQYHKAEILRREITDSLDCNCIIVFNNEW, encoded by the coding sequence ATGAAAGAAAAATGTTTAAAACCGCAGTTTGAAATTACAGGCGAAGCTTTAATCGCAAGAGCGCCTGCGAAAATTAATCTTTCTCTTCTGGTCGCCGATAAAAGGCCTGACGGTTTTCATAATATAGAAACCCTGATGGCGAAAATTACGCTTTACGACCAGTTGCTTTTTGAAATCGGCAAGGCGGAAGGAATCGAACTTGTTTGTAATGGACTCTGGTCTCCGGCAGGAAAAGATAATCTTGTCTATAAAGCGTGCGGCCTTTTTTACAAATGCATCGACAAAAAACCATCAGTTAAAATAACCCTTACAAAAAATATTCCGGCCGGCTCAGGTCTTGGCGGGGCCAGCAGCGATGCGGCGACGGTTCTTCTGGCTCTGAATAAACTGCACGGCCAAATAGTTAATGATGACCAGCTTTATAACCTTTCAGGACAACTCGGAAGCGATGTGTCATTTTTTTTGAATGGGCCTTTAGCTGTTTGCAGTGGCAGGGGAGAGAAAGTGGTTAAAGTGGGCAACTCTCGCCCTTTTGCGGCAATTCTTGTCTTGTCTGACATAAATGTTTCTACTAAAATGATTTATGAAAATTTTGACGTGGACTTGCAGCTTTTTGGGTCTCTTGACGATGTCATAAAAGGCTATATTTCAAAAAACAAGATTGATTTAATACCAAAAATGTGCGCTAATATGCTTGCCAAAACATGTTTTTCATTGAATAATGAATTAGCTCTGTTAAAGGTAAAAATTCAAGAAATTACAAAACTGCCGACCTCGCTCAGTGGTAGCGGTTCAGCTTTGTTCGTGGTTCTCGATGCCGAACAATACCATAAAGCGGAAATATTACGGCGAGAAATTACAGATTCGCTTGACTGCAATTGTATAATAGTTTTCAACAACGAATGGTAG
- the pstC gene encoding phosphate ABC transporter permease subunit PstC: protein MNEAKINQVALPAADVLKHQPLVLNYSQGLGRCLGLYLGQSILFLITCTSVLSVFLIFFFIIKEALPFLREFSPAEFFTNTGWYPQAEKPQFGALALIVGSIYVTVTAMIFAVPAGIFAAVFLSDVVSFKVQSVVKPVIELLAAIPSVAYGFFAVMVLAPWMQHRLGFTTGVNALNAAIILSVMSLPTIISVSQDAISAVGRELRESSYALGATRMETIFKVIIPAAHSGIIAAIILGMMRAVGETMVVWMASGNASRIPHPWWDLSLSIRTMTATIAGDMGETAKGSEHYRALFAIGLLLLVITLCLNLLSEYFLSRTAKKTGALK, encoded by the coding sequence ATGAATGAGGCAAAAATAAATCAGGTTGCATTACCGGCGGCTGATGTTCTCAAACATCAGCCGTTGGTTCTTAATTACAGCCAGGGACTTGGTCGCTGCCTGGGTCTTTATTTGGGACAGTCAATTCTGTTTCTGATAACCTGTACTTCTGTGCTGTCGGTTTTTTTGATTTTTTTCTTTATCATCAAGGAAGCTCTTCCTTTTTTACGTGAATTCAGTCCGGCAGAATTTTTTACGAATACAGGCTGGTATCCGCAGGCGGAAAAACCCCAGTTCGGCGCTTTGGCCTTAATAGTCGGTTCGATTTACGTTACTGTTACAGCGATGATTTTTGCGGTGCCGGCAGGAATCTTTGCGGCAGTTTTCCTCAGCGACGTCGTATCCTTTAAAGTACAATCCGTCGTAAAACCTGTTATAGAGCTTCTCGCGGCAATACCTTCGGTAGCTTACGGGTTCTTCGCGGTTATGGTTCTGGCTCCGTGGATGCAGCACAGGCTGGGCTTTACCACGGGTGTAAACGCGTTAAACGCCGCGATTATACTGTCGGTGATGTCGCTTCCGACAATTATAAGCGTCTCGCAGGATGCCATATCCGCCGTCGGCAGAGAACTGCGGGAAAGTTCCTACGCGCTTGGCGCAACTCGAATGGAAACAATTTTTAAAGTGATTATTCCCGCAGCTCACAGCGGTATCATCGCGGCAATTATACTCGGCATGATGAGAGCTGTCGGCGAGACGATGGTCGTATGGATGGCTTCAGGCAATGCCAGCCGGATTCCTCACCCATGGTGGGACTTGTCTCTGTCTATAAGAACAATGACGGCAACAATCGCCGGCGATATGGGAGAAACCGCAAAAGGCAGCGAACATTACAGGGCTCTTTTCGCTATCGGGCTGCTTTTGCTGGTCATCACTCTTTGCCTCAATCTCCTTAGCGAATATTTCCTTTCACGCACCGCTAAAAAAACCGGGGCACTCAAATGA
- the pstA gene encoding phosphate ABC transporter permease PstA: MKITTRSHFDKIFTAVTWLTVLVIITLLIMILGPILSKGTSAVIFRDTVEFRKMQITLFRRGNEMKLSAEKKQTAAVRQKIYDTIDDFKKGIDTQSLTEQVRTIYRRCGQELRRKDLTPQQYTDIRSTLKDIRDRLEIAFASKDKAEIAECVTYVMKFSGDENFKGTSAEDFFVIAADFQKAAKKTDLTKQHLYAESVGQIEDLLTLLLGPRPGAALPATAMNQFGATRWDLAQSILDKILWKEQWVSQGDGLPLVKTRTQRAEEFAGTEIEPLFGYIKDNLKTMMKPKLRFYWQYLIDDSTPGHYFGGIGPEIIGTLLLTLLSMLFVIPLGIISAAYLTEFASDNFIIKIIRVCINSLAGVPSIIFGLFGLAFFVLFLLPAFGAASKPCIFTASLTLSILALPVMIRASEEAIKTVPSTYKEASLALGAGKFRTFISVTLPAAMPGILTGVILSLSRVAGETAPILFTGAIALGPVPSSIFQSTRTLSYGSYDMAVGDRLAMMVPHNQYGMVATLIILVLCLNAIAIVLRTRLFKKLHGH; the protein is encoded by the coding sequence ATGAAAATTACAACCCGCAGCCATTTTGATAAAATATTCACAGCCGTAACATGGCTGACAGTTCTTGTCATTATAACTCTGCTTATTATGATACTTGGGCCGATATTGTCAAAAGGAACAAGTGCGGTTATTTTCAGGGATACAGTGGAATTCCGCAAAATGCAGATTACTCTTTTCCGCCGCGGCAATGAAATGAAACTGTCGGCTGAAAAAAAACAAACCGCCGCCGTTCGGCAGAAAATATACGATACGATTGATGATTTCAAAAAAGGAATAGATACGCAGTCTTTGACCGAACAGGTCAGAACGATATACCGCCGCTGCGGTCAGGAACTCCGCAGGAAAGATTTGACGCCTCAGCAATACACTGACATTCGTTCTACGCTTAAGGACATCCGCGACCGGCTTGAAATCGCTTTCGCAAGCAAAGATAAAGCCGAGATCGCTGAATGTGTTACTTATGTGATGAAATTTTCAGGGGACGAAAATTTTAAAGGCACCTCCGCCGAGGATTTTTTTGTAATAGCCGCGGATTTTCAAAAAGCTGCGAAAAAAACAGATTTGACCAAACAGCATCTATATGCCGAATCTGTCGGCCAAATCGAAGACCTTTTGACTTTGCTTTTGGGGCCGCGTCCGGGCGCAGCTTTGCCCGCAACCGCGATGAATCAGTTCGGTGCGACCCGCTGGGATTTGGCCCAGTCCATACTGGATAAAATCCTGTGGAAAGAACAATGGGTCTCGCAGGGGGATGGACTACCGCTCGTAAAAACCAGAACACAACGTGCAGAAGAGTTTGCCGGCACTGAAATCGAACCGCTTTTCGGATATATTAAGGACAATCTTAAAACAATGATGAAACCCAAATTGCGGTTTTACTGGCAGTACTTAATCGACGACAGTACGCCCGGCCATTACTTCGGCGGAATCGGGCCTGAGATTATCGGCACATTACTGCTGACTCTTTTGAGTATGCTTTTTGTCATACCGCTTGGCATCATCTCGGCGGCGTATCTGACGGAGTTCGCCTCGGACAATTTCATAATAAAAATAATTCGGGTATGCATAAATTCTCTGGCAGGAGTTCCGAGTATTATTTTCGGATTGTTCGGTTTGGCATTTTTCGTATTGTTTCTTCTGCCGGCTTTTGGCGCCGCCTCCAAGCCGTGTATTTTTACAGCTTCTTTGACGTTAAGCATATTAGCGCTCCCGGTGATGATTCGCGCCAGTGAAGAAGCTATAAAAACCGTACCGTCAACATATAAAGAGGCTTCGCTTGCGTTGGGCGCAGGCAAATTTAGAACTTTCATATCTGTAACACTGCCTGCCGCGATGCCCGGTATTCTTACAGGCGTAATATTAAGCCTGAGCCGTGTGGCCGGTGAAACTGCTCCGATACTTTTTACAGGAGCCATAGCGCTTGGCCCCGTTCCTTCGTCGATTTTCCAGTCAACCAGAACTCTTTCCTACGGCAGTTACGATATGGCCGTCGGCGACCGTCTCGCTATGATGGTACCGCACAATCAATATGGAATGGTTGCGACTCTTATAATATTAGTTCTTTGCCTCAATGCCATCGCGATCGTTTTGCGGACAAGGCTGTTTAAAAAACTTCACGGACACTGA
- the pstB gene encoding phosphate ABC transporter ATP-binding protein PstB, translating to MNNKQTIKISAAGKNLNSDSVCNRDLPAAIVADDFSFYYGNKTGVKNISMNIFPCCVTAIIGPSGCGKSTFLRSINRMNDLIPHTRTEGKLMVYNQDIYDKKINLVNLRQHVGMVFQKPNPFPKSIFDNVAYGPRLQGIKKYSRLEEIIEKSLKSAALWDEVKDELKKSALALSGGQQQRLCIARALATQPQVILMDEPCSALDPIATSKIEDLIAQLQSSYTIIIVTHNMQQAARISYRTAFFCMGEMIEYDLTSKIFSNPSNKQTEDYITGRFG from the coding sequence ATGAACAACAAACAAACAATAAAAATTTCAGCGGCAGGAAAAAACTTGAATTCCGACTCTGTCTGCAACCGGGATTTACCTGCGGCTATCGTCGCTGACGATTTCAGTTTCTATTATGGCAATAAAACGGGAGTAAAAAATATATCGATGAATATCTTCCCCTGCTGCGTGACTGCCATAATCGGGCCCAGTGGATGCGGAAAAAGCACTTTCCTGCGAAGCATAAACCGGATGAACGACCTCATTCCCCATACCCGCACCGAAGGAAAATTAATGGTATATAACCAGGACATTTACGACAAAAAAATCAATCTCGTAAATCTTCGTCAGCACGTGGGGATGGTATTTCAAAAGCCGAATCCGTTTCCAAAAAGCATCTTTGACAATGTCGCTTATGGCCCCAGGCTTCAGGGCATAAAAAAATATTCCAGGCTGGAAGAAATTATAGAAAAGAGTTTGAAATCTGCCGCTCTTTGGGACGAAGTAAAGGATGAGCTTAAAAAATCAGCATTAGCCTTGTCCGGCGGTCAGCAGCAGCGGCTTTGTATCGCCCGCGCATTGGCGACTCAGCCGCAGGTTATTCTTATGGATGAACCCTGCTCGGCACTGGACCCGATAGCGACAAGCAAAATAGAGGACCTCATTGCTCAGTTGCAAAGTTCTTATACAATCATTATAGTTACTCATAATATGCAGCAGGCCGCACGTATCAGTTACAGAACCGCGTTTTTCTGCATGGGCGAAATGATAGAATATGACCTGACTTCGAAAATATTCAGTAATCCGTCCAATAAACAAACGGAAGATTATATTACAGGAAGGTTTGGTTGA
- a CDS encoding SpoVG family protein: MEITEVRVKLIANKDERLKAFCSMTLDNDFVIRDIKVIMGTNGYFVAMPSRKMSDHCPKCGGKNHLRARFCNNCGASLGEDRAKKDMKGRMKLHADIAHPINALCRETIQAKIVEAFEVELEKSKLPGYKPVEFDEPDDDVPDDVAGHS; encoded by the coding sequence ATGGAGATTACCGAAGTCAGAGTAAAGTTGATTGCCAACAAGGACGAGAGACTCAAGGCATTTTGTTCAATGACCCTCGATAACGATTTTGTCATTCGCGACATCAAGGTTATCATGGGCACCAATGGTTATTTTGTTGCGATGCCTTCGAGGAAAATGAGCGACCATTGTCCTAAGTGCGGCGGGAAAAATCATCTCAGGGCAAGATTCTGCAATAACTGCGGGGCGTCATTGGGTGAGGACAGAGCAAAGAAGGATATGAAAGGCAGAATGAAATTACATGCCGATATAGCTCATCCAATCAATGCTTTGTGCAGAGAGACGATTCAGGCCAAAATAGTCGAGGCTTTCGAGGTGGAACTCGAAAAGTCCAAGCTCCCCGGCTATAAGCCCGTTGAGTTTGACGAGCCGGATGACGATGTTCCTGACGATGTGGCCGGGCATTCATAA
- a CDS encoding dockerin type I domain-containing protein, which yields MKMSLKKNGSVLFLVAVIMTSSLYAQQHQVNISGATLFADFFTAPASTNDYIDVDGDGLYGFMKYSPYVDQLAATYTTSGWSSYWSVAYRGVGSGNGLSDLVNWYNADPELFTDLTVPADYGYINRIMWAQLGVLQPGIADYYQPGGCPVDPCNIDIAVMDVPTTWFVYTGADTDAQWDKTPAQAGYGRNPLKCWDTTQSNKLKSLGSLNTNTTSPDVQTVFDTEIAWVPIAIVANQGVGLPSGNINAEQVQYLNVTGRMPSGENLAVATRDSGSGTRNGAMNTLGVDPSWGRGDNVGKKFDVESETKLGKDHKYTNCGGSGVLEKAVETRRLGIGYTGLCGSSRARGDVYGGKYEVCSVKNLGGLVYLRPTLDNILDNGDPNSGWRIGGNETFATVGSPESGAAYPMSNPHAAAYINNITESIADFVDSNGLSANYNMPGEYMAYNYFLVASIDEMPSPLNPTYFGPNAKLNQTLQDFVRGSTHELTLTPIPAFGAVKPSGLAPSRTVLIGGATYSDGRTSSYVDNGGNTVNAGIELSERNKVAGDFNYISTEKHKRNMNDIAKLIEAVKNPRAFEQNVNHGGYYGGQTGDYVVPEIIGDFDGNGNFDTNDVRYFADGLAIDPATGNLDRSGGFAQVDYADKATGGSGNYFGTVLATGGVYEPNSGWSKADIAGADVNAVDTNDMKVTPGANPIAADGIINAKDIDWIYNVLRGGIKAAALGQTPSINLNVRGIVLNWSNLNDASWMDLSCDMNGDLTVDGQDIDIVVMDILGTNYGDVNLDGKIDADDRDIIITNIGTNYGKGWADGDINGDGFVTSEDLNMYRTTLLSAFANHWLQTCSSPSWCEGMDYNHSGRVDFVDFATLAQNW from the coding sequence ATGAAGATGAGTTTGAAAAAAAATGGTTCAGTATTGTTTTTGGTGGCAGTGATAATGACAAGTTCACTTTATGCACAGCAGCATCAGGTGAACATCAGCGGCGCAACGCTTTTCGCTGATTTCTTCACTGCACCGGCTTCGACAAATGACTATATTGATGTCGATGGCGATGGCTTATACGGTTTTATGAAATACTCGCCTTATGTTGACCAATTAGCGGCAACATATACAACTTCAGGCTGGTCCTCGTATTGGTCGGTGGCTTATCGCGGAGTCGGTTCAGGAAATGGTTTGTCAGACCTTGTAAACTGGTATAACGCCGACCCTGAACTTTTCACCGATTTAACAGTCCCGGCAGATTATGGTTATATTAATCGCATTATGTGGGCACAACTGGGCGTTCTTCAGCCGGGCATCGCCGACTATTATCAGCCGGGCGGTTGCCCTGTTGACCCCTGCAATATCGACATTGCTGTAATGGACGTTCCTACAACATGGTTTGTTTATACCGGAGCAGATACAGATGCTCAATGGGATAAAACGCCGGCACAAGCAGGCTACGGCCGAAATCCTCTTAAATGCTGGGATACCACACAGAGCAATAAATTAAAAAGTCTCGGCAGTCTTAATACAAATACGACATCACCGGATGTCCAGACTGTATTTGATACTGAAATCGCCTGGGTTCCAATCGCGATTGTCGCAAATCAGGGTGTTGGACTTCCTTCAGGAAACATCAACGCAGAGCAAGTACAATATCTTAATGTTACCGGCCGTATGCCCAGCGGTGAAAATCTCGCGGTTGCTACACGTGATTCAGGTTCCGGCACACGTAACGGTGCAATGAACACATTGGGAGTTGACCCAAGCTGGGGACGCGGCGATAACGTCGGGAAAAAATTCGATGTGGAATCGGAAACAAAACTTGGAAAAGACCATAAATACACAAACTGCGGCGGCTCAGGCGTACTGGAAAAAGCTGTCGAAACAAGAAGGCTTGGCATCGGTTATACAGGCCTTTGCGGTTCGAGCAGAGCCCGCGGCGATGTTTACGGCGGCAAGTACGAGGTGTGCAGCGTTAAAAATCTCGGAGGTTTGGTTTATCTCCGTCCAACTCTTGATAACATTCTTGATAACGGCGACCCGAACAGCGGATGGCGAATCGGCGGCAATGAAACTTTTGCTACCGTAGGAAGCCCGGAATCTGGTGCAGCTTATCCTATGTCAAACCCGCATGCAGCGGCTTATATTAATAATATAACTGAAAGTATCGCTGACTTTGTTGATTCAAACGGGCTTAGTGCAAATTATAATATGCCCGGCGAGTATATGGCTTATAATTACTTCCTTGTGGCATCTATCGATGAAATGCCAAGTCCTCTCAACCCAACTTATTTCGGACCTAATGCAAAACTTAATCAGACTTTACAGGATTTCGTCAGAGGAAGTACTCATGAACTTACACTTACACCGATTCCCGCTTTTGGTGCTGTAAAGCCGTCAGGTTTGGCTCCGAGCAGAACGGTCCTTATCGGCGGTGCAACTTACAGCGACGGCAGGACATCCTCATACGTCGATAACGGCGGCAATACCGTTAATGCCGGCATCGAACTGTCAGAGCGAAACAAAGTCGCAGGCGATTTCAATTATATCAGTACCGAGAAACATAAACGTAATATGAATGATATCGCCAAACTTATCGAAGCAGTTAAGAATCCACGTGCATTCGAACAGAATGTAAACCACGGCGGATACTACGGCGGACAAACAGGCGATTATGTCGTTCCTGAAATCATCGGCGATTTCGACGGCAATGGGAACTTCGATACCAACGATGTAAGATATTTTGCCGATGGCCTTGCAATCGACCCTGCAACCGGAAACCTTGACCGCAGTGGAGGTTTCGCGCAAGTTGATTATGCCGATAAAGCCACCGGCGGCAGCGGAAATTACTTCGGTACCGTTCTGGCAACAGGCGGAGTTTATGAGCCGAATTCAGGCTGGTCAAAAGCGGATATTGCCGGTGCCGATGTTAATGCCGTTGATACTAATGATATGAAAGTTACCCCGGGAGCAAACCCGATAGCGGCTGACGGCATCATCAACGCAAAGGATATTGACTGGATATATAATGTGCTCAGAGGCGGAATAAAAGCTGCTGCTCTCGGTCAGACTCCGTCAATCAATCTTAACGTACGCGGCATCGTCCTTAACTGGAGCAATCTCAATGACGCATCATGGATGGATTTGAGCTGCGATATGAACGGCGATTTAACTGTTGACGGTCAGGACATAGATATAGTTGTGATGGACATTCTCGGAACTAACTACGGCGATGTCAACCTTGACGGCAAAATTGATGCCGATGACCGAGACATTATTATAACCAATATAGGAACAAATTACGGCAAAGGCTGGGCTGACGGCGATATTAACGGCGACGGCTTTGTTACTTCAGAAGACCTGAATATGTATAGAACGACTCTTCTGTCGGCATTTGCAAATCATTGGCTCCAGACCTGCTCATCACCGTCGTGGTGCGAAGGAATGGACTACAATCATAGCGGCAGAGTTGATTTTGTAGATTTCGCGACCCTGGCCCAAAACTGGTAA
- a CDS encoding putative porin — MKKGLMSIVLLILFVGPVTVRADEVTQLKQQLDEQQKMLMQMQQKLEQLEAGQKTQEKKIDEKISTAVQDKQFSLLPDNLKWVENVKLSGDLRYRHETVNSQSNGRWNAGDNKNRIRARLQLDAKINDDWNAIFRIASGSADPTSTNQTLENAFSSKAIWLDLAYFDWHPASVKGLNVYGGKMKNPFYRVGGSQLVWDDDLNPEGIAASYEKSLSETNKLYVNGGGFWVDQSSSTGNISLWGAQGYLKHTFENKNYLTAGMSYYNYGNLKGKQSLYKQWSSSTPVKSLGNSINSSTFNYQNDYDIVEAFSEYGFKFNDMPVAVFGDYVKNIAATSSADTGWLIGFSLNKAKDPGSWEFSYDYRSLDADAVLGQFSDSDFAGGGTDAKGHRFGIKYQIAKNLQAGLTYFMDQLGAGEKDSKYTRLQADLVLKF; from the coding sequence ATGAAGAAAGGGCTTATGTCTATTGTGTTGCTGATTCTTTTCGTCGGCCCTGTCACCGTAAGGGCTGATGAAGTCACCCAGCTTAAGCAGCAGCTCGACGAACAGCAGAAAATGTTAATGCAAATGCAGCAAAAACTCGAGCAGCTTGAGGCCGGCCAGAAAACACAGGAAAAGAAAATAGACGAAAAAATCTCAACCGCTGTCCAGGATAAACAATTTTCTTTGCTGCCGGACAATCTTAAATGGGTTGAAAATGTAAAACTCAGCGGCGATTTAAGATATCGCCACGAAACGGTCAACTCACAAAGCAACGGCAGATGGAATGCCGGAGACAACAAAAACCGCATTCGCGCAAGACTTCAGTTGGACGCCAAAATAAATGACGACTGGAATGCGATATTCAGGATTGCCAGCGGTTCGGCCGACCCTACATCCACAAATCAGACCCTTGAAAACGCGTTTTCGAGTAAAGCGATATGGCTGGACCTGGCGTATTTCGACTGGCATCCCGCTTCAGTAAAAGGATTGAACGTGTACGGCGGAAAAATGAAGAACCCATTCTACAGAGTTGGCGGCAGTCAGCTTGTATGGGACGATGATTTGAATCCTGAAGGCATTGCCGCTTCTTATGAAAAGTCTCTTAGTGAAACCAACAAATTATATGTCAATGGCGGCGGTTTCTGGGTAGACCAGTCTTCATCGACCGGCAATATATCGCTATGGGGTGCGCAGGGATATTTGAAGCATACATTTGAAAACAAAAATTATCTTACCGCGGGTATGAGCTATTACAACTACGGTAATTTGAAAGGAAAACAGTCCTTATATAAGCAATGGAGCAGCAGTACCCCCGTAAAATCACTTGGCAACAGTATCAACTCCAGTACTTTTAATTATCAAAATGATTATGATATCGTCGAGGCTTTCAGTGAATACGGCTTCAAATTCAACGATATGCCCGTGGCCGTCTTTGGCGACTATGTGAAAAATATCGCGGCTACAAGTTCGGCAGATACCGGCTGGCTTATCGGCTTTAGTCTTAACAAGGCCAAAGACCCCGGTTCATGGGAATTTTCTTATGATTACCGAAGTCTCGATGCTGATGCGGTTCTCGGCCAGTTCAGCGATTCCGATTTTGCCGGCGGCGGGACCGATGCCAAGGGCCACAGATTTGGCATTAAGTATCAGATAGCAAAGAACTTACAGGCCGGCCTGACTTACTTTATGGACCAGCTCGGAGCCGGAGAAAAAGACAGCAAATACACAAGATTGCAGGCGGATTTGGTGCTTAAATTCTAA